The DNA sequence CTTGGCTCTGACTATCCAGGTCCCCAGATACCAAAGCAAACAGCTGGGACCTCAGCAAACCTAAATTCAGTGTGGGTTGTAAATTGATAGTCTTTGGAGTTCCTCTTGACTGTCAAAGGAAAGAGGATGAATCACCGGGCCCTGCATCCGTACAGGTGTGGGACCCAACCTAAATGCTGTTCCAGGGCCTAGACTTTTGTTCTGTTCAGAAGTCTGCAAAGGAACTAAGCAGCTCTGTGTGGCATGGAGTCTAGGGGACCTCTGGCACAGCATGGCCACTGGATTTTGAACCTGGTTTCTCGGGTCCTAGGAGACCTTGAAGCCTCAGAGCCACAAGTACTCTCAGCTGTCTTTGCTCCCAGCCTCAGCTCTCACCAGAGACTCACACTCCGGTTCCTCTGGAAATTTTCTTACACTCAGACTCTTCTTGCTGGAAGGctgaggaggaaaagaaacaggCAAGGTTGGACATGCGGAGGCCTCGATATTCTCCAAGATAACTTTACCTCCAAATATGCCATATTGTCTCTGGTGAAGCTCAGCTCCCAGAGTTTGCAGGTCCCCCCATTCCATACTAGAGCAGAAGGGCAAGACAACTTAACCTCCCATTCTGCCAACCCCTCCCCACTGCCATTCCTCCCCACAGGCCAGAGAGGATTGTAGGCCATATTGGGAAGCTGCCACATGCTCCTGTCTATTTGTACATAAGTGAGTGCATATAGGTACATGAGGACACTCGAGGGCCCACTGGCCTCAAACAGATATGCTCACAGTAAACTTAGCCGGAGCATTTATTCACTCTCCCGTGTCCTGTTCCCTGTGCTGGAAAGATAGGCTGACCTCCCTTAACAGCCTAGTCCCAAAACTGGGGTCCAGTCCTGAATAGTCCCCCTGACCCAACTTCTGTCCCTGAGCTCCATACCTGTAGGTGGGTACAGACCCTCCTCAGCATGTCATACACACTGTCCCGGGAAAGAAGTGACACAAAGACATACTGGGACatggagaaaaaatagaaagaagtagTGAGATTGCTGTACCAGCAGGCCACCTCCATGAATTGGGGTCAGGCCCATAGGGATATGGAAATGAGACTCAATAATAAGaacacctccccccaccccaccctgcacaCAGGGCTGTCTCTTATAGCTTATTATATGGCCTAAAATATCCACTGGAAAGCTGCAGGGTGGGAAGAAATAAAGGCCTGGGAGTGGGCCAGAGCCAGGCAGTGGGTTCCTGAGTCTGGAGTGTGGAAAAACTGACAAGGAAGTGCTGGACCAGATATTCACTGACCTTCTGACTGGTGTTGGTAGTGATGGCCAGTCCATTGGGAAGGAGCCGTGCCATCTTGTGTTTCTTTATCATTTGCACAGATACCACAGGAATGACCACCTGAAACGGAGAGGCATACTTCTCTCAGGACTCAGTCCCAAGGACACAGTCCCTTTGCTCCCTGCATAGGGCCCCAGCCATAGCTGGCAATGATCTAAGCATGGACACCCTGCAGAAGGCTGACCTCATATGGAGGAGCATTTAAAATTTCCACCCTCTCATCCAGGCTTCTCTTCCAGTTATCCCCAATACCTTGTCCCACCTTGATGATAGCACATGCCACTCTGGATTCTCATCTAGATATGAACCTTTATCTAATAGACCAAGAATACAACCAACGTGGTAGGCAGATCTCTGGTAGATCCCACACTTATGTTGTGGAGTTTCCTGGAGTTCCCTGCACTCTATCTTTGCCAAAATAGGGTCCAAGTAAATGTGACATCCCTCTCTGATTCTGAAGGCATTTCTGAGATACCCAGAGACAGAGTAATTTGGCTATGAATTGTTTAAGCCACATGGAGGGTCAAGATCGGGGACCCTGTTAGTAGGGGCAGGACTACTTCCCTGGATACCAGATGAGATACCTTGATGCTTCTCATCCAACAAGTGAAAGGCTTCACCAAGTGCCCAGCATGCAGAGGGAAGGCGTGACTAGATGCATGCCCACAGGGTGGGAGCTGCCtcttccttgggctggggctgggtcctCGCTGGGACATATAACAACCTTACCACTCATGACTACCTTGATATCCTTGCCAAAGAGACTGGCATGAAAGCAGACCCAGTTGGGGGAGATGTAGAGCCGGCCCTGGAGAAGGAGGTCCCTCTGGAGGGCACAGGAGCACACTGGGAAGTCACAGGAGAAAAGACTGCCATGAGTAAGTCAGCTCAAGAAGCCCCAGGCCTGGATCTTCACAATCAGGAGTCTagagtccagcctcagcatctgCCCTTCTCAGACTCCCTGTCTCCATCCCAGGCCCCAATCAGTACATCCCCCCAGGTGCCTCCAAGGTCCAAGCAGGTTCCTGCCTGAGTCTCTAAGCCTGGATTTCTGTTACCTCCAGGCAGAACCTCTTGCTGGGCCCCACTGGGGCCTTGACTGTGCACATGCTCAGTGAGGGGCATGAGCAGGAAATAACAGTCACTggtaaaaacagaacagaaataaatgaggaATCCTACATTTCTTCAAGAAAAACTTCATAAATTCAACTTCCTATCCCAAACCAGCCCAGTCTTCTCACACTTTTGGAGGAAGAAGCACCAACTGCATCCAAAGGGCAGCCAGTTCCCATATCTAAATTGTGCCTTGGAGCTTCAAGAGTAGAGTGCCTGGGCCCCAGGCACTGCACGAACCTGGCAGCCACACCAGGGAGACAGCTCACCTTTGAGAACCATTTCCTCCAAGGGGATGTCCTTAAACAGCTTGTGGTATTGCTGGTTGTATTTACTCAGTAGTGTCTGCAAACACATGGGCTGAATCTGAGAAGCCCAGGGAGATCAAACCACCAAAAGGACCCTTTTCCAGTCACCAAGAAAAATGCCACAGCCCCCTATCCAGGGACTTCAAATGAAGCAGCCAATAAACAGCCAATGGGTGTGGAGGATTGAGTTCCAAGCACAGGTTGTCCCCTGGAAACGCTGAATCCTGACAGGCAGCCTGCAAATGGAGCGGGGAACACCCCACTCCCACCCCGGCAGGGACACCCACTTAGGTCTCCTGGATTCCAGCTGACAAACCTAGTGGCCGAAAGTCATTACTGAATTCAGACAGCCCAGGGCACCGCCCCCGCCTTGGTGAGCAGTGGGAAGTCAGTCTCCCCACACTTACCCCTTCCCGGCCACACTTCTTTATCTCTTCACCCTTCAAGCCTTCTGGCCAGTACAGACTGCAAAGGAGACATTCCATTCCAGGGACAAAGAACCCTTGAGTCCTGCCCATGCATCCTCAGAGCCAATTCTGCCTGGCTTTGAGCCAGAAGGTTGGGGCAGAGATTGGAGACTAGAGCCCTTCTCAAGGGGACACAGCAAAATTCTAAGTACAGAAAGCACACAGCTCATCCCTGGGGAAGGCACTCCTGGAAGCGGGGAGTAGGCACTGAGACCCCTCCTTCCCAGACAGGCGTGAGCGCCACCCACCAGAAGTATGCTCAgcctgagcctcagtctcccaagatgcTCAGGAGCTACCCACCCATGGGTAGCTCTCCCATTTCTTTGGCTAAAGGGTAGTAGGCAGAGGAACAGTCAGTATAGGGATGGTGACCTTTTTAGGTGGGGGAGGCTTGAGGTGGAGACATTAGACTCACAGCTCTGGGGCCAGGCCATGGGCCTGATCTGGCAGGCCTGGCCCCCTTGCAGCCTCCTCCTGGTGGCTTGGAGCAGTTCGGGACTCAGCACAAGCTCATCCAGATTGATGGAGGCTACCAGTCTAAGGGA is a window from the Urocitellus parryii isolate mUroPar1 chromosome 6, mUroPar1.hap1, whole genome shotgun sequence genome containing:
- the Gramd2a gene encoding GRAM domain-containing protein 2A isoform X1 codes for the protein MHGKMVSLKSPVSCTETPVRAQEPPEYSLYWPEGLKGEEIKKCGREGTLLSKYNQQYHKLFKDIPLEEMVLKVCSCALQRDLLLQGRLYISPNWVCFHASLFGKDIKVVIPVVSVQMIKKHKMARLLPNGLAITTNTSQKYVFVSLLSRDSVYDMLRRVCTHLQPSSKKSLSVRKFPEEPECESLEVLIPEMKWRKVCPASRSLSLPDNIPCIPQANMDCTDSFFPSRKPPGSESAACEDRELEEPTSNRELRLWDSCLLKVVFMLICFLVMSSSYLAFRISQLEQQLCSLNWDAPVPGHR